One genomic window of Vagococcus sp. CY52-2 includes the following:
- a CDS encoding phosphodiester glycosidase family protein, whose translation MIYQYSDGQIGFLTVEGRSNNQRGLTIEECCDILIEHNVDFAYLMDGGGSISTCINGFMVNDAPEEVVKDQLRIFYILRSDKY comes from the coding sequence ATTATTTATCAGTATTCTGATGGTCAAATTGGTTTTTTAACAGTCGAGGGAAGAAGTAATAATCAGCGAGGATTAACGATTGAAGAATGTTGCGACATATTAATCGAACATAATGTTGACTTTGCCTATCTAATGGACGGCGGAGGCTCTATATCAACTTGTATCAATGGTTTTATGGTAAATGACGCACCAGAAGAAGTGGTGAAAGACCAGTTAAGGATTTTTTATATTTTAAGGAGTGATAAATATTGA